A region from the Candidatus Methanoperedens sp. genome encodes:
- a CDS encoding formylmethanofuran dehydrogenase: MDVVLSKPVDCLCDFTYDFYWQHKGGRLSPSGIIPFQEGTSYTYSDLVACLKREEDVHIIGNAGRRLGSSLGVDLKYFGGTGSSLKVGSIIVDGDVDTRMGISMVSGAMYVSGKIGQPLGNVIEVESDRSGYREYRSITEVLQAGSKIPVIPPNILKENTLLIRDNIIRDTIAARLDSGSRVIVDGNAGMSTGILMKQGYIHVEGDSGMNTGVLQRGGVLIVNNTEEFAATEMKGGTLIIKGKSRGYVGANMKGGAIFLKGEAMLKPIAIDESDIRMLIKLLGISQVEAMMFKKYGVPMKS, from the coding sequence GTTCTGTCTAAACCTGTCGATTGTTTGTGTGATTTCACATACGATTTTTACTGGCAGCATAAAGGGGGTCGGCTTTCTCCCTCCGGCATTATCCCTTTCCAGGAAGGGACTTCTTACACCTACTCCGATCTCGTTGCATGTTTGAAGAGGGAGGAGGATGTTCATATCATAGGTAATGCAGGGCGCAGGCTCGGAAGCAGTCTCGGGGTTGATCTCAAATACTTTGGCGGGACAGGAAGTTCGCTGAAGGTTGGGTCGATCATCGTGGATGGTGATGTCGATACGCGCATGGGTATAAGCATGGTCTCGGGAGCCATGTATGTCAGCGGAAAAATAGGACAGCCTCTTGGTAATGTTATCGAGGTGGAGTCAGACCGCTCTGGCTACAGGGAATACCGCTCCATCACGGAGGTGCTGCAGGCGGGGTCGAAAATCCCGGTAATACCTCCCAATATCTTGAAAGAAAATACCCTCTTGATCAGAGACAATATAATCCGGGATACCATTGCCGCCAGGCTTGATTCCGGTTCCAGGGTCATTGTAGATGGGAATGCGGGAATGAGTACCGGTATATTGATGAAGCAGGGATATATTCACGTGGAGGGAGATTCGGGAATGAATACCGGGGTGCTTCAGAGAGGGGGTGTTCTGATAGTGAATAATACGGAGGAGTTCGCAGCGACAGAAATGAAAGGAGGGACTCTTATAATAAAGGGAAAGTCCAGAGGCTACGTAGGGGCGAACATGAAAGGAGGTGCAATATTTCTTAAGGGCGAAGCGATGCTCAAACCCATTGCGATTGATGAAAGCGATATCAGGATGCTTATCAAGCTCCTGGGAATAAGCCAGGTTGAAGCCATGATGTTTAAGAAATATGGCGTCCCAATGAAATCATAA
- the lpdA gene encoding dihydrolipoyl dehydrogenase, whose product MVMGDIVTGCDVLVVGGGPGGYTAAIRASQLGKDVILVEKYDLGGACVFRGCIPSKTLIHAADFIYDIRNPGNRGIKCSVEFDYKKLQQWKYEVIKKLRDGISHLCKKYGVQVIKGEAYLESSDKARIKLPDGETSTIRFGNAIIATGSRPQDFPGFPIDGKLVISSNEALGLTKVPQDMVIIGAGYISVELGTMYAKLGTRVKMIQRSSRILTKFDPELVDVVSQKFKKLGIDVYYNSRPESLRTEKDGSVLTVLDDKNNKTELKADKIMIAVGVKPNSENLGLENTKVELDGKGFIKVNEKRQSTDAKIYAIGDIVGPPFLAHKAFRDGKVAAEVIAGLPSAFDNRAIPEAVFSDPEIATVGLDEETARKAGYEITSGKFPFRASGSALTMDRTDGFVKIVANKKNGEILGIHIVGANASMLISEASHSIEMTAFLEDLAGTIHPHPTLPEMLAEAAEVALGKAIHL is encoded by the coding sequence ATGGTAATGGGAGATATCGTCACGGGATGCGATGTTCTCGTCGTCGGGGGCGGGCCAGGGGGTTATACGGCAGCTATACGTGCTTCCCAGCTCGGCAAGGATGTTATACTTGTTGAAAAATATGACCTGGGAGGCGCCTGCGTTTTCAGGGGCTGTATCCCTTCAAAGACCCTTATACATGCGGCCGATTTTATCTATGACATAAGGAATCCGGGCAATAGAGGAATAAAGTGTTCGGTCGAATTCGATTATAAAAAGCTCCAGCAGTGGAAATACGAAGTCATAAAAAAACTCAGGGATGGCATAAGTCATCTCTGCAAGAAATACGGTGTGCAGGTGATAAAAGGTGAGGCTTATTTAGAGTCATCGGATAAGGCAAGGATCAAATTGCCGGACGGTGAAACCTCAACCATCAGGTTCGGAAATGCCATAATTGCCACAGGCTCGCGTCCCCAGGATTTCCCGGGATTTCCCATCGACGGCAAACTCGTTATCAGCTCAAATGAGGCGCTGGGGCTAACGAAAGTTCCCCAGGACATGGTGATAATAGGGGCAGGGTATATCAGCGTGGAGCTCGGGACAATGTATGCAAAACTCGGAACAAGGGTAAAGATGATCCAGCGATCATCCCGGATTCTCACAAAATTCGATCCTGAATTGGTCGATGTGGTAAGCCAGAAATTCAAAAAACTTGGAATAGATGTGTATTATAATTCCAGGCCGGAAAGTTTGCGGACGGAAAAAGACGGATCGGTATTGACCGTCCTGGATGACAAGAATAATAAGACAGAACTCAAAGCTGACAAAATAATGATTGCCGTTGGAGTAAAGCCGAACAGCGAAAATCTTGGCCTTGAGAATACGAAGGTCGAACTTGATGGAAAAGGTTTTATCAAAGTCAATGAAAAAAGACAGTCTACGGATGCAAAGATATACGCCATTGGCGATATCGTGGGTCCTCCGTTCCTGGCACATAAGGCTTTCAGGGATGGGAAGGTCGCAGCCGAGGTTATTGCAGGACTGCCAAGCGCTTTTGATAACAGGGCGATACCAGAGGCTGTCTTCTCTGATCCGGAGATAGCCACAGTTGGCCTGGATGAAGAAACTGCCAGGAAAGCAGGTTATGAAATAACCTCTGGCAAATTCCCATTCCGGGCATCAGGGAGTGCGCTCACGATGGACAGGACGGATGGATTTGTTAAGATAGTGGCGAATAAGAAGAATGGGGAGATACTGGGGATACACATTGTGGGGGCCAATGCCTCCATGTTGATAAGCGAAGCATCGCATTCCATAGAAATGACCGCTTTCCTCGAAGACCTAGCTGGAACCATACATCCCCATCCCACGCTTCCTGAAATGCTGGCTGAGGCCGCGGAGGTGGCGCTGGGGAAGGCGATCCATTTATGA
- a CDS encoding dihydrolipoamide acetyltransferase family protein, whose translation MVDVKFPDVGEGITEGTLVKWLVKVGDEVKADQAVAEIETDKAIVEIPTSKSGKVAKLFGKEGDVIKVGSLLASLVLPGEEVQISEAKPEIRPPEIKPQVKPPGIPPLERVLATPSTRRLARELGVDVSRVSGSGPGGRVTDEDIKRFAGAPEAEAKPEAEEAEMKLPEERIPIKGIRKTIGERMVQSKFTAPHVVSMDEADVTDLVKLREKEKKTAEEKGIKLTYLAFIIKAVTVALKQHQYLNASLDSKKNEIVLKHYYNIGIAVDTPDGLMVPVIKNADQKSILELAKETEKLAEEARSRKIKLADLKGNTFTITNIGSIGGIFSTPIINPPDVAILGVHRIRDMPWVVDGEIKIRKILPLVLSFDHRALDGAQAARFMNTLMDHLKDPDLFLVDVM comes from the coding sequence ATGGTCGATGTAAAGTTTCCGGATGTCGGGGAAGGCATAACTGAAGGGACACTTGTAAAATGGCTTGTAAAGGTTGGAGATGAAGTAAAAGCGGATCAGGCCGTGGCTGAGATCGAGACAGACAAGGCGATTGTTGAAATACCCACATCTAAATCAGGAAAGGTCGCGAAACTCTTTGGAAAAGAGGGGGATGTTATCAAGGTGGGAAGCTTACTTGCATCTCTTGTTCTGCCCGGAGAAGAGGTACAGATTTCTGAAGCGAAGCCAGAAATAAGACCTCCAGAAATCAAACCTCAAGTCAAGCCGCCCGGGATTCCGCCTCTGGAAAGGGTCTTAGCTACCCCCTCCACGAGGCGCCTCGCAAGGGAACTTGGCGTTGATGTATCCAGAGTTTCCGGCAGCGGTCCCGGTGGAAGGGTAACTGATGAAGACATAAAAAGGTTCGCAGGAGCGCCGGAGGCTGAAGCAAAACCTGAGGCTGAAGAAGCAGAGATGAAACTTCCGGAGGAGAGGATACCAATAAAAGGCATCCGAAAAACCATAGGCGAAAGGATGGTCCAGTCCAAGTTCACGGCGCCCCATGTTGTTTCAATGGATGAGGCAGATGTGACGGATCTTGTAAAGCTGCGGGAAAAGGAGAAAAAAACCGCAGAAGAGAAGGGCATAAAACTTACCTATCTTGCATTCATTATTAAAGCAGTCACAGTGGCGTTGAAGCAGCATCAGTACCTGAACGCATCCCTTGATTCGAAAAAGAATGAGATCGTTCTGAAGCACTACTATAACATAGGTATTGCTGTGGATACACCTGACGGGCTGATGGTCCCGGTCATTAAGAATGCGGATCAGAAAAGCATCCTGGAACTGGCAAAGGAGACAGAAAAACTCGCTGAGGAAGCCCGGAGCCGAAAAATAAAGCTCGCGGACCTAAAAGGAAATACCTTCACCATAACGAACATAGGAAGTATAGGAGGTATTTTTTCCACTCCGATAATCAACCCTCCCGACGTAGCCATACTCGGCGTGCACAGGATCAGGGACATGCCATGGGTGGTCGATGGAGAGATCAAGATAAGAAAGATACTGCCTCTGGTTCTGTCATTTGACCACAGGGCACTTGATGGCGCGCAGGCCGCGAGGTTCATGAACACCCTGATGGATCACCTGAAAGACCCGGATTTGTTCCTTGTGGATGTGATGTAG
- a CDS encoding alpha-ketoacid dehydrogenase subunit beta, producing MVKLNMVAAINLALHEEMERDPAVVVMGEDVGVDGGVFRVTEGLLEKFGSDRVIDTPLAESGIVGTAIGMAVSGLKPVAEIQFEGFSYMTLDQLAAHASRIRYRSRGTYHCPLVIRSPYGGGVKALEHHSEAVATFFIHIPGMKVVIPSSPYDAKGLLLSAIRDPDPVFYFEPKRLYRAFREEVPEGDYTVPLGEGKKMTEGDDLTLIAWGAMVKVCQEAMEIVKDISIELIDLRTLSPLDEKIIVDSVKKTGRAVIVHEEPRTLGLGAEIIARINEKAFLHLEAPVKRVTGYDVPVPLPKLEDYYLPDAEKVALAIKEVAAF from the coding sequence ATGGTAAAGCTCAACATGGTGGCGGCGATCAACCTTGCCTTGCATGAAGAAATGGAAAGAGATCCAGCAGTCGTGGTCATGGGCGAGGACGTGGGCGTTGATGGAGGCGTGTTCAGGGTCACCGAGGGTCTTCTTGAAAAGTTTGGTAGTGACCGGGTAATCGATACGCCTCTTGCTGAATCCGGGATCGTGGGGACAGCGATCGGCATGGCAGTCTCTGGACTCAAACCCGTGGCTGAGATACAGTTCGAAGGATTTTCATATATGACTCTAGACCAGCTTGCAGCACATGCTTCCAGGATAAGGTACCGATCGCGCGGCACATATCACTGCCCCCTTGTGATAAGGTCGCCATACGGAGGAGGAGTGAAAGCCCTTGAACATCATTCAGAGGCCGTAGCCACTTTTTTTATTCACATTCCGGGAATGAAAGTTGTGATCCCGTCATCCCCGTATGATGCGAAAGGTTTGCTGCTATCGGCCATCAGGGATCCCGACCCGGTCTTCTATTTTGAGCCCAAGAGACTTTACCGTGCCTTCAGGGAAGAGGTGCCCGAAGGCGATTACACTGTGCCCTTAGGCGAGGGTAAGAAGATGACAGAAGGCGATGACCTGACACTGATAGCCTGGGGTGCCATGGTGAAGGTCTGCCAGGAGGCCATGGAAATAGTCAAGGATATCAGCATTGAACTGATAGACCTGCGCACGCTCTCACCCCTGGATGAGAAGATCATTGTAGACTCGGTCAAAAAAACAGGCAGAGCTGTGATAGTCCATGAAGAACCGAGAACCCTGGGTCTGGGCGCAGAGATAATCGCAAGGATCAATGAGAAAGCTTTCCTTCATCTTGAGGCCCCGGTCAAAAGGGTTACTGGGTATGATGTCCCTGTCCCGTTGCCGAAGCTTGAAGATTATTATCTGCCCGATGCAGAAAAAGTGGCTCTTGCCATAAAAGAGGTGGCAGCTTTTTGA
- the pdhA gene encoding pyruvate dehydrogenase (acetyl-transferring) E1 component subunit alpha, which translates to MPRQKILDLSVDWLSILDPEGNVDKSLEPELDNAMLERLYRTMVLTRMYDDKALKLQRQGRMLTYGSSLGQEATAIGSALAMKPDDWFFPAFREHGVQIARGIPMKLLYIYWMGSEDANMWLPARNFMISIPVSTQVLHAVGAAWAAKIQKQNIASVVYFGDGATSEGDFHEGMNFAGVFRTPTVFICQNNQYAISLPREKQTASKTLAQKALAYGFEGIQVDGNDVLAVYSATKTALDKARSGGGPTMIECFTYRLGAHTTSDDPTRYRQKSEEEEWRKKDPIKRLRIYIEKKGIWNQGYEDGLIKELTDEIEKAVEEAEAYKPGVENMFKYVYAEMPQNLKEQMDELLAFIANRKGG; encoded by the coding sequence TTGCCAAGACAAAAAATTCTGGATTTGAGTGTTGACTGGCTTTCTATTCTTGATCCTGAGGGCAATGTGGATAAGAGCCTGGAGCCAGAACTTGACAATGCGATGCTTGAAAGACTTTACAGGACCATGGTGCTTACCCGAATGTACGATGATAAGGCATTGAAACTCCAGCGCCAGGGCAGGATGCTTACCTACGGTTCTTCGCTCGGGCAGGAAGCGACCGCGATAGGAAGTGCCCTTGCCATGAAACCTGATGATTGGTTTTTCCCGGCTTTCAGGGAACACGGGGTCCAGATCGCAAGAGGCATCCCCATGAAGCTTCTTTATATTTACTGGATGGGGTCTGAAGATGCGAACATGTGGCTTCCTGCCAGGAACTTTATGATTTCAATTCCCGTTTCAACCCAGGTTCTCCACGCGGTCGGGGCAGCATGGGCAGCGAAGATCCAGAAGCAGAACATAGCATCTGTCGTCTATTTCGGGGATGGCGCAACCTCGGAAGGGGATTTCCATGAAGGAATGAATTTTGCAGGAGTATTCAGGACCCCGACAGTTTTCATCTGCCAGAACAACCAGTATGCCATATCCCTGCCCAGGGAAAAACAGACCGCCTCAAAAACTCTGGCCCAGAAGGCCCTGGCTTATGGATTTGAAGGTATCCAGGTGGATGGGAATGATGTGCTTGCCGTGTACAGCGCCACAAAGACCGCCCTGGATAAAGCAAGGTCGGGAGGAGGACCCACTATGATAGAGTGTTTCACCTACCGGCTGGGTGCGCATACTACCTCCGACGATCCAACACGATACAGACAGAAATCCGAAGAGGAGGAATGGAGGAAAAAAGATCCCATAAAACGTCTTCGGATATACATTGAGAAAAAAGGTATCTGGAACCAGGGTTATGAAGATGGGCTGATAAAAGAACTTACTGATGAGATAGAAAAGGCGGTGGAAGAGGCCGAGGCCTATAAACCTGGCGTGGAGAACATGTTCAAATACGTGTATGCTGAAATGCCGCAGAACCTGAAAGAGCAAATGGACGAACTCCTTGCTTTTATCGCCAACAGGAAGGGGGGATGA
- the lipA gene encoding lipoyl synthase, protein MTKPGWLKTRPPSGEKFLTMKSSLEELGLNTVCTGARCPNVGECWSRGTATFMIMGSVCTRTCSFCAVKKGLEGEPLDTSEPARIARAVKRMGLGYAVLTSVDRDDLADGGAEHFADCIKAIKNMKVIVEALIPDFQGSEDCLRKIIEAGPDVVGHNIETVKEFQALARDRRAGYHLSLEVLSKVKQIAPYINTKSSLMLGIGEAEEMVLRTMDDLRTAGVDFLTLGQYLRPSEKQMEVKEYVPPVKFAFYKKIAESKGFISVSSGPLVRSSYMAEAFSKD, encoded by the coding sequence ATGACAAAACCCGGCTGGCTCAAAACCAGACCCCCCTCAGGGGAAAAGTTCCTGACCATGAAGAGCTCGCTGGAAGAGCTCGGCCTGAACACTGTCTGCACAGGTGCACGGTGCCCGAATGTGGGGGAATGCTGGAGCAGGGGTACAGCCACCTTTATGATAATGGGTTCTGTCTGCACGCGGACCTGCAGCTTCTGCGCTGTCAAAAAGGGATTAGAAGGTGAGCCCCTTGACACTTCCGAACCTGCAAGAATAGCCCGTGCCGTGAAGAGAATGGGCCTTGGGTATGCCGTCCTGACCTCGGTGGACAGGGATGACCTTGCTGACGGAGGAGCGGAGCATTTCGCAGATTGCATAAAGGCGATAAAAAACATGAAGGTTATAGTAGAGGCGCTGATCCCGGATTTCCAGGGCAGCGAAGATTGCCTTCGCAAAATAATCGAGGCGGGTCCGGACGTTGTCGGGCACAATATCGAAACTGTAAAGGAATTTCAGGCTCTGGCAAGGGATAGGAGGGCAGGGTATCATCTCTCCCTTGAAGTGCTCTCAAAGGTAAAACAGATCGCCCCCTACATAAACACGAAATCTTCTTTGATGTTGGGTATTGGGGAAGCAGAAGAAATGGTGCTTAGAACAATGGATGACCTCAGAACTGCGGGTGTTGATTTCCTTACCCTTGGCCAGTACCTCCGCCCTTCTGAAAAGCAGATGGAAGTTAAGGAATATGTTCCGCCTGTGAAGTTCGCTTTCTATAAAAAAATAGCCGAATCCAAAGGATTTATTTCAGTTTCCAGCGGGCCTCTTGTCAGGAGTTCATATATGGCAGAGGCATTCAGCAAAGATTAA
- a CDS encoding RidA family protein: protein MNPKEIVNTSEAPNAIGPYSQAVKVNKMVYLSGQIAIDPKTQQFIDGDVETQTKRVLDNLKAVTEASGSSLESVVKTTIYLTDINDFSKVNQIYASYFSLGKPARSTVCVAKLPKNAKIEIDAIAEII, encoded by the coding sequence ATGAATCCGAAGGAAATCGTGAATACAAGTGAGGCGCCAAATGCTATCGGCCCTTACTCACAAGCTGTCAAGGTGAATAAAATGGTCTATCTGTCAGGTCAGATCGCGATCGACCCTAAGACCCAGCAGTTCATTGATGGTGATGTAGAGACCCAGACAAAAAGAGTTCTTGATAACCTGAAAGCTGTTACTGAAGCATCGGGGAGCAGCCTTGAAAGTGTGGTCAAGACAACTATTTATCTAACAGATATTAATGATTTTTCAAAAGTGAACCAGATTTATGCGTCTTATTTTTCTTTGGGCAAGCCTGCCCGTTCCACTGTATGTGTTGCAAAGCTTCCAAAAAACGCAAAGATAGAGATTGATGCGATTGCAGAGATTATTTGA
- a CDS encoding NapC/NirT family cytochrome c: MALRKLISITSLAILAIVIIAGSVGFQMVRSQPVFCNSCHEMNFYYKSWQSSTHGPKAVCLDCHSEHGLQGFIGENVRGAEQLAAHFSGIYNVPIKIVKRVKNEQCLACHPETRNLTDKTIEAKHSLHMDKSVLCADCHNRLVHNQSGQPRVMALAQCDLCHKVHANFKLLGVHATLNCEKCHPGDKYRGINPNCESCHKVPVNHIAGIVGNCDKCHSTAGWKPATFDHSKFLLTGKHQSLTCDQCHHGTYTGTATMCVSCHEPPSSHAGMDTDCAQCHSPDGFTPANFVHNRVGEHIGGRVERPLSCVTCHPVRFMETTCTGSRCHSSNNARGGDD; this comes from the coding sequence ATGGCGCTTCGAAAATTAATTTCAATAACTTCGCTGGCAATTTTGGCTATTGTAATAATCGCCGGAAGTGTTGGGTTTCAGATGGTGAGATCCCAGCCTGTGTTTTGTAACTCCTGCCATGAAATGAATTTTTACTACAAATCATGGCAATCTTCAACGCACGGCCCGAAGGCAGTGTGTCTTGATTGCCATTCAGAGCATGGTCTGCAAGGCTTTATTGGAGAGAATGTGCGGGGAGCAGAACAGCTCGCTGCACATTTTTCAGGCATTTATAATGTGCCTATCAAAATCGTCAAGCGGGTAAAAAACGAGCAATGCCTTGCATGCCACCCTGAAACCCGCAATCTTACTGATAAGACCATTGAGGCAAAACATTCCTTGCACATGGACAAATCTGTATTATGCGCCGATTGCCACAACCGACTTGTCCATAACCAGTCAGGTCAGCCACGTGTTATGGCACTGGCTCAATGCGACTTATGCCATAAAGTTCACGCCAATTTCAAACTTCTCGGCGTGCATGCAACATTGAACTGCGAAAAATGTCACCCGGGTGATAAATACAGAGGTATAAACCCCAATTGTGAATCCTGCCACAAAGTGCCCGTCAATCATATCGCCGGGATTGTGGGAAACTGCGATAAATGCCACTCTACGGCAGGCTGGAAACCTGCAACGTTTGACCACTCAAAATTCCTATTGACAGGAAAACACCAGTCTCTCACATGTGATCAGTGTCACCATGGAACCTATACCGGGACTGCAACGATGTGTGTAAGTTGCCATGAGCCGCCTTCGAGCCACGCTGGTATGGATACTGACTGCGCTCAATGCCATTCCCCGGATGGTTTTACGCCGGCTAACTTTGTGCATAACAGAGTTGGTGAACATATTGGTGGACGTGTTGAAAGACCGCTTTCATGCGTAACCTGTCATCCTGTTCGATTTATGGAGACTACATGCACTGGAAGCCGATGTCATTCGTCAAATAATGCAAGAGGTGGTGATGATTGA
- a CDS encoding dihydrofolate reductase family protein gives MNNKIILYIAISLDGFIAKEDGSLDWLTRYENSGEDYGFKELYNRIGTVLVGGTTYRQIEDAYKGKEAYVFTRKEPKQKADNIHFVSGDVKEVLNNLKLGYNKNIWLVGGAALANQFLSADLIDEYIITIIPKLLGKGISLFQGRNPESNLELLNVKSYDSGLVQLHYVRHA, from the coding sequence ATGAATAATAAAATAATTCTTTACATCGCAATAAGCCTTGATGGATTTATTGCAAAAGAAGACGGAAGTCTTGATTGGCTAACAAGATACGAAAATAGTGGAGAAGATTATGGTTTTAAGGAGCTGTATAATAGAATAGGGACTGTGCTAGTTGGGGGTACAACTTATAGACAAATTGAAGACGCATATAAAGGCAAAGAAGCTTATGTATTCACTAGGAAAGAACCAAAACAGAAGGCAGATAACATACATTTTGTTAGTGGCGATGTGAAAGAAGTACTTAATAATTTGAAATTAGGGTACAACAAGAATATTTGGTTAGTTGGAGGTGCAGCTTTGGCTAATCAGTTTTTGAGTGCGGATTTAATAGACGAATATATAATCACGATAATTCCTAAATTACTTGGTAAAGGTATATCATTGTTTCAGGGGAGAAATCCTGAAAGTAATTTAGAATTATTAAATGTAAAATCCTACGATTCTGGTTTGGTTCAATTGCATTATGTAAGACATGCCTGA
- a CDS encoding ATP-dependent Clp protease proteolytic subunit yields the protein MANPNVLYISEQTPEGQRQMDIFSRLLDKQIIFLNGEIDDDAAEIIIAQLLYLEAKEFEGDIQFYINSPGGVITAGLAIYDTMQCIKCNIETICIGQAASMAAVLLAGGSKGKRLAFPNARMMIHQPLGGAQGQASDITIQAKEMNRLKKHLDEILVYHTGQPMEIIEKDTDRDFFLTAEEAVEYGLVDRIVRAGEGVVK from the coding sequence ATGGCAAATCCAAACGTGCTTTACATATCCGAGCAAACCCCGGAAGGTCAACGCCAGATGGATATTTTTTCCCGGTTGCTGGATAAACAAATAATATTCTTGAACGGCGAAATCGATGACGATGCGGCAGAGATAATCATAGCACAGCTTCTTTATCTGGAGGCAAAAGAGTTCGAAGGTGATATCCAGTTCTATATAAACAGCCCCGGAGGGGTCATAACTGCAGGGCTTGCCATCTACGATACCATGCAGTGCATCAAGTGCAACATCGAGACCATATGTATTGGGCAGGCAGCATCTATGGCCGCGGTATTACTGGCGGGGGGTTCAAAGGGTAAAAGGCTGGCTTTCCCCAATGCGCGGATGATGATACACCAGCCCCTCGGAGGCGCGCAGGGACAGGCATCTGACATAACAATCCAGGCAAAGGAGATGAACAGGCTCAAGAAGCACCTGGATGAGATACTGGTGTATCACACCGGGCAGCCCATGGAGATAATCGAGAAGGATACCGACCGCGATTTCTTCCTGACAGCAGAGGAGGCTGTGGAATACGGGTTGGTCGACAGGATAGTAAGGGCAGGAGAAGGCGTGGTGAAGTAA
- a CDS encoding flavodoxin family protein: MTAHPSGRKLGVHLIPAPELEKSEGIKVLGISGSARQESGISKSERILLQALDMAKMYGATTNFIRLQELKIYDCEGNYSQDPNYCTYPCQDSMKYKDDQMQIVYDAVLDTDVMILATPIRWNNHSALIQKFVERMNCIENSDVWFGQKLIRNKVAGLIVIGHVDGVQHVAGNLMNFLNWLGFHMPQDMIASWVGPNDEDTTKDWDEIQKNPYTQEDLENMVHSVLKLAYEIKNSDAYKIGDSEET; encoded by the coding sequence ATGACAGCTCATCCGAGCGGCAGGAAATTGGGAGTCCATTTGATCCCGGCTCCCGAATTGGAAAAAAGTGAAGGAATAAAAGTTCTGGGCATATCAGGTTCTGCCAGGCAAGAAAGCGGGATAAGTAAATCCGAGAGGATCTTATTGCAGGCCCTTGACATGGCAAAAATGTATGGGGCAACTACCAATTTCATAAGGCTGCAGGAACTGAAGATATACGATTGTGAAGGTAATTATTCACAGGACCCAAATTACTGCACATATCCATGCCAGGATTCCATGAAATATAAAGACGACCAGATGCAAATCGTCTATGATGCTGTACTGGATACGGACGTAATGATCCTTGCCACCCCCATCCGATGGAACAATCACTCCGCTTTGATACAGAAATTCGTTGAAAGAATGAATTGTATCGAAAACTCCGATGTGTGGTTCGGACAAAAATTAATTCGTAATAAAGTGGCTGGATTAATAGTTATCGGCCATGTGGATGGTGTCCAGCATGTTGCGGGAAACCTCATGAATTTTCTTAACTGGTTGGGATTCCATATGCCTCAGGATATGATCGCTTCCTGGGTTGGCCCTAATGATGAAGATACCACAAAAGATTGGGATGAGATCCAGAAAAATCCCTATACCCAGGAAGATCTGGAAAATATGGTCCACAGCGTTCTCAAACTTGCATATGAAATAAAGAACAGTGATGCATATAAAATTGGGGATAGTGAAGAAACCTGA